The following DNA comes from Chitinophagales bacterium.
AATCACGAACTCCCACGTTAGATGTCATAATAATGAGTGTATTTTTAAAATCCACTTTGCGACCAAGTCCATCCGTCAATTGACCGTCATCAAAAACCTGCAATAGAAGATTAAAAATATCAGGATGTGCCTTCTCTATTTCATCTAATAATACTACAGAATAAGGTTTACGTCTTACCTTTTCCGTCAATTGACCTCCCTCTTCATAACCCACATAACCCGGAGGCGCTCCTACCAATCGAGATAACGTAAATTTCTCCATATACTCACTCATATCTATGCGAATAAGTGATTCTTCGGATTCAAACAAAGTCTTAGCTATAGATTTAGCCAATTCTGTTTTACCGACTCCTGTAGGACCCAGAAAAACGAAAGTTCCTATAGGTTTGTTTGGATTTTTTAATCCGATTCTATTGCGCTGAATAGCCTTAGTTATTTTTTCTATAGCAGCATCTTGACCTATAACAGATTTTCGGAGTTCAATCTGCATACTTTTCAGCTTGGCTGATTCATCAAATGCAACCTTTGATACTGGTATGCCAGTCATCATAGCTATCACTTCCGCTATATGATCCTCGGTAATAGGAAATTTAGAGCCTTTGACATCGTTTTCCCATTTCAATTTCAAATTTTCATACTCTGCTTTCAATTCATTCTCCTTATCCCTATATTCAGCAGCCTTCTGAAAATCTTGTACTCGAATTGCATTTTCTTTTTTAACCTTGCATTCTTCCAATTTTTCTTCAAATTGAATCACATTATCGGGGACTTTTATATTTTTTATATGAACTCTAGCACCTACTTCATCTATGACATCGATAGCCTTGTCAGGCAAAAACCTATCCGTAATGTAGCGTTGACTCATTTTGACAGCAGCTTCTATAGCCTTGTCATCAAAAAGAACATTATGATAATCTTCGTACTTTGATTTTAAGTTTCTAATAATTGTTATGGTTTGTTCTACAGAAGGTGGGTCTATTTGTACCTTTTGAAATCTGCGTGCTAAAGCACCATCTTTTTCAATATACATTCGATATTCATCCAAAGTAGATGCTCCTATGACTTGCAATTCACCTCTAGCCAGTGCTGGTTTAAAAAGGTTAGAAGCATCGAGAGAGCCCGAGGAGCCGCCTGCTCCTACAATTGTGTGCAACTCATCAATAAACAATATGACATCTTTGTTTTTCTCCAACTCTGCCATTATGGCTTTTATCCGTTCTTCGAATTGTCCACGATACTTAGTTCCAGCTACAATTGCTGCCATATCCAGCATAACGACTCTTTTGTCAAACAAAATACGGGATACTTTTTTCTGAACAATTCGCAAGGCTAAACCTTCTACAATAGCAGTCTTTCCTACTCCAGGTTCGCCTATTAGGATAGGATTATTCTTCTTTCTTCTACTTAATATTTGAGATACACGCTCAATTTCTTCATCCCTTCCTACGATAGGATCAAGGGCGTCCTCTTCTGCTAACTTAGTAACATCGCGTGAAAAACTATCTAAAACAGGGGTTTTAGACTTAGAGTTCGAACGAGTTCTCGAACTAGATACTTTTTTTGGATTTAAATTGTCTTCAAAGCCATCCTCATCATCATTCTCATACATTGCTTTTGGTGCAAAATTTAAAGTAGTTTCATAATGATCACGAAAAATTTTATCATCGATATCATAATCCCTGAAAACTTGGCTGACGATATTATCCCTAGAGCGCAATATAGCCAACATCACATGTTCGGTATGAATTAATGGACTCTTATATTTCTTTGCTTCTAGAATCGCTACCTTGAGTATATTATTGGTTTGTTTAGTAAGGGGAATATCGCTATTTTTTGTAAGAATTGAACCTGTATTTGATGACACCGCTTTTTCAAGCTGCTTTTTAAAAGAAGCTAGGTCTACATTCAGGTTTATCAACGTTTGACACACAAAATCTTCTTTCTCCCGAATGAGGCTAAGAACAATATGTTCTGCTCCAATACTATCATGTTGCAGACGAATCGCTTCATCTCTGCTAAATCGCAGTATTTCTTTGACCTTGTCACTAAAACTAGCTTCCATTATTCTATTGTTATTATGCTACAAATGTAATAATCAAAAGTCAGACCAGAAAAAACATTAAGACGTAAATTCACAATTCTTCTTAAAATGTATAAAAATTACTTCAATACCTAGATAAGACCAAGACAAAATGTCAATGAATCGAAATAATTCACTAATGCTTTTGAATTTTTATGGTTTTATTACCTAATTCTTCATTCACTATATTTAACCAATAAATCCCATGATTTAGGGTAGAAATATCTATAAACTCTAGATTCAAACTATTATCATGCTGCTGTATCAATTTACCTTCTATAGTGTAAACATAGAGGCTATATCTCTTCGAAGCATCTAATCCACTAAAATAAATCTTATCAGAACTTGGATTTGGATATATAGTAAAATCAAGAGGATGCTTTACAGAGGAAATAGAAACCGGCGGTGGCGGTGGATCTTTGACTCCAGTAAGGCTATCAATAGAAAACATTTGAACTCCTCCAGCATAGTTACCAAAAATTATTTCTGCTTTCCCATCATCAGTCACGTCTTTAATAGCTATAGTTGGGCTATGATTGATTGAAAAATTGGGATAGAGACTTTTGTGTTCGTTTTTCAATATTAGCGAGCGATTATTATTTAATTTTTGAGTGTCTATAAGCGCTTTTCCCACTTTGCCTCCGTATAAATTATAGGCAAAAATGAGGTAATCTTTACTATCATTAGGATCAGTCCAAACAGCTGGGTGGTATATGAATTGAAATGGCAGATTTATAGGATCTAATAAGTTTTCGGGATTAATCACAGAATCACAACTCGGCTTTGAAAACTTGACTATAGAATCTTTGCTAATATTTTTGTAATATTTCAAATGAAAGAGATCTCCCATAAACATATCAACTTTCCCATCTTTATCTACATCATGAAAACAGATATTCGAACGACCATATTTATCCTCATACTCCAAGGATAGATTCTGAGTGGTATACAGAAATCCTCCAGATCCACCTTTATGGAAATACATTTCTCCTATAATGGGTAAGCTTCCATTACTGGCAAATGGTCCACTGAGATTTCTATCGAAGGATGTGATTAAAATATCATCGATCTTATCACCATTTAAATCCCCAACCGCAATTTTAATATTCGCCCTGTTTTTTGATTTATAGCTAAACAAATCATTGGATTCTAATTTATAAAGAGGCTGTTTCTTATTACCTATGTTTCTGTAATAAGTAATATATCCGATCTCCCAAGAATCGCGTTTCATAATATTAGGTATCAAAAGATCAATCAAACTATCTTTATCATAATTATAAAAAACAGGTGCAGAACCAGTTCCTACATCAATGGTTTCGTCTGCTAAGAAATCGTCATTTATAAATGCGAAGCTATCGTGATAGGTGTTTGTCGTAAGATCTAACTTCTTTCGTTTCCCTAGGTTTCTATATTGATGAATGGTTTTTACGTCATCATTAAAAAGTTTCTGAGATAACTGAACTCCTGAAAAATCTCGCTCTATGAGAAAAGAAACCAAGATGTCTTTTGCTTTATCATTATTGACATCGTACCAAAAACCAATAGGCATCATGAGATCTATGGGCCTAGAAGAATAGCTTGGGAAACGAAAATCATCTCCTTGTTTCAAATAGGCTGAATCTTTGGTACCAATATTCAGACCTAATGGAGAGTTCTTTTGATTTTCACTATAAGCAAAGGCATCATAAAGTTTATTGCCATCAATATCAATGTTCCATATCATTTGAAACTCGTCATGTCGAGGTGTTAATATTGGGTCTTTTTTTGGAGGAGGTAAGAATTTTTCCATATTGGGATGGCAGCCCGACTTGAATTTAAGTGGATTGAAATCTGCAAAACATGCTTGTCCATAAAATTTATTGTCTCCCTTCCAGAAGTTTTCCTTCGAAGGTAATGTCATTTCTTTTTTATAGTTTTTATAATATCTTAGGTGATTAAATGATCGAGAAACATATACAAAATCTACATCACCATCCCCATCTAAATCTTCAAACATGGGTAAATATTTATTAAGGGCTATTAACTGCGTTCTTCCATACAGCGGATCATAACTCGTATATTCTATTGAATCATAAAAGTCAAATTGAAATGTAGAATCATTGGTTCGTTTACAATAGTGAATAAAAAAATAGCTTTGTGTTTGAATTATAAGGTCTTCTGTAGAGTCTTCATCGAGGTCATGTAATAAAAATACATAGGAGCCTTCTTTAGGGAAAAATGCTTCATAACGAGGTGCATAAACATAACTTCCATTCGGTTTTTGTATAAAAGGCTGAATTCTACCCGCACTTACACCTACCTGATGCACCACCACTAGGTCCTTGATACCATCTTTATTCAAATCCATTTGATTTATTATGCAACTATTCATGCCACCTGTAAATGGATTTAATATTTGTTTTGAACCATGATAAACTGGAACATTATTCATTCGAAACAATTCCTGCCCATGCAGATTCTTTTCAAATACCAACAAAATAGCTGCAACAAACAATATTGTTCCTTTCATATCTTTTGAATTTATACAAATATACGTATAAAAACATAGAAAATCAATATCAAAATTCACGATATGTTAAGAGTATTTTATATAATAAAACACTAAAATTAAATCAAGTTTAAGGATCAAAACACCAACAGGATAGTATTCAACAAAGAATTATTAATTGAAATTATTCTTATATTGTTAATAGTTATTGAGTTCCTTTATTTTAAATTATGTTTTTCCATAATATAGCTCTCAAAGTATCCGAAATCAAGTGGCTTGCCTGTTGCTTTGATGCATAATTCCTCTGAAGTAAAGAGAGAACCATATTTATGAATATTTTCGCTGTGCCAATTATTAATTTCTTTAAACTTATTTTGCTTGATTTGCTCAATCAACTGATTATTTTTATTCATTTCCAAATACCATTGCGCGGCGAAAAATGAGCCTAAAGAGTAGGTTGGAAAATAACCCATACCTCCAAAACTCCAATGAACATCTTGTAAACAACCATTGGCATCGTCTGGCACATCTAATTTTAAATATTCCTTATACATGGCATTCCAATAATCCCTCACCTCGCTCACTTTCAGTTCACCACTAATCAATTTCTTTTCAATTTCATAGCGTATCATAATATGATAATGATAAGTCAACTCATCTGATTCTGTACGTATCAAACTAGGCTCTATAAAATTGATTTCTAAGAACAAATCATGAGGCGACAATCCTGCCATTTGTTGTGGAAATATATCTTGAATCAATGGGAAAATAGCCTCAATAAATACCTTACTTCGTCCAATATTATTCTCCCAAAAACGTGATTGACTCTCATGAATGCCCAAAGAAACGGAATTTGAAGAAGGCAATCCGATTATACCTCGATTTAATCCCATTTCATAAAGACCATGACCGCTTTCATGAATAGCCGACCATATCGAAGACATCAAATCATTCTCATTGTATCTTGTGGTCATTCGAATATCTGAACTATGGAAATTCGTACAAAAAGGATGAGAAGAAATATCCATGCGAAAAAGGTCTTTATTGACTTGCAGGAATTCCAATATATCCTTTACTAATAATTGTTGCTTTGCTAATTCAAATTTCTGAGATAGAAAACCGGTCTTTGATCCTTGTTTTGATAGCACTTTGTTTATTAAACTACCAAGCCGAATTTTAACTTCTTCAAATAATGGATCTAGCTTAGCTACCGTCATTCCTTCTTCAAAATTATCCATTAAGGCATTATATGGGTGATCTTCATAACCTAGTAAATCACATTTCTCCTTTAACATATCTACAATGGATGCAAGCGATGGTAAGAAAAGTTTAAAATCTGAATTCAATTTTGCCTTTTCCCATACTGAATAGGCTTCACTCGTTAGTTTGCTCATACGCTCCACAAATTCTGTATTGAGTTTCTTCGATTTCTGAATATCTTTTTTTATTATAGAGACTTCTTTCCTGTCTTGATCTAGGAGTTTTTGATCTTCTAGCAAAGAATCTACCAGCTTTTCTAAATTAGGATCCGTCAATCGTTCATGCGTAAGTCCATTTATTAAGGAGGATTGATCTGCACGGAAACCCCTGTCGGAACCATGAGGCATCATGACTTCCATATCCCAGCTAAGCAGTGCTCCTATGGATTCTAACTGTTTTATTTCATACATTTTTTTCTTTAGAAGTTCGTAAGACATTAGAGAAGTTTTTTAAATTTACATATGTGATTTAAATAGTAACATTTACAAAGGATGTAATGTTAATTAATAAGTAGTTAGTATAGATACAAATTATTTTTTAGTTGTTTTCCTTGTAGATTCTGATTTTGGAAATATGATATATTTATACCATAAAGAGAAGGGAGGACAAGCTACATTCTTCAGTTTTTATCTTCTGAAAAAATATAAATAACTTCGTTTGGCTTTTTGAGAAGGTAGGTTTCACGGACAAATTTTTCAAAATATTCATCGCTATGTTTCAGTGCTTTTTCTTCTATTTTTGTTTGCACTAATTCTTTCTTATAGTAAGCAATTTCTTTATTCAGTTTGACAATCTGATACTTTCTCTGTGCCTGTCGAATGAGACTATTATTGTCAAAAAAAGAAATCCAGACAATAAAGAGAATTAATGCTGTCCAATATTTATTGCGGAAATACTTCTTTATAAGATTTGATAAATTATTATAAGCTTTTATCAGCTTGGATTCCAAAACTGTCATAATGCAAATTTAACTACCTGAAATTTTAAGATTATAAATTCTATCCACAATACTATGTATAAATTAATATTCCATTAGACATCCACAGAAATATCTATACTAAAGTTTTTATTGTTTAGAGTCATGAGTTCAAAGGCAATTACATCTTGTATTTTTTGCTTTTCTGCGGCAAGGTCTTTATTACGTGGCAGTTTTACCAATATTTCCCGAATAAACTGATTCCTAATTTTTGAAATTGGAGGAAGATTAGGTCCCAATACTATTCCTTTAATAGTAGCAGATAATTTATTATATAGTTTATCTGCATATATTTTAACTAAGTCTTCTTTAAGATGCTTTATTGAAATTTTAATCAATTTACAATATGGTGGATATATAAATTTCTCTCTTAACTTCAATTCTTGTTCTACGAAACCTTTCCAATCATGATTCAGTACATATTGAATGACTTTATTTTCTGGATCACTTGTTTGGATAAGCACTTTACCAGGAAGTTGACCGCGTCCAACTCTGCCTGTTACCTGGTGAAGGGTTTGAAATGCACGCTCATCTGTTTTATACTCGATAAATGAGAAGAAAATATCTGCCTGCACAACTCCTACTAAAGTTAAATTATCAAAATCCAAGCCCTTCGAAACCATTTGCGTGCCGATAAGTACATCGAACTCTTTATTTTTAAATTGATTTAAGATAAGGTCGATTTTAGAAACACTGCTAGCTGTATCCAAATCTAGTCTACCTAGTCTTATATTAGGAAGAAATAGATGAATTTCCTCTTCTACCTTTTGAGTTCCCAACCCTTTAGTTTTCAATTCTGAACTACCACATTCTAAACAGGTTGGCTTTACACTATACTTTTTATTGCAATAATGGCAAACGAGGAGTTTGTAATAGGAGTGGTAGGTGAGCCTCACGTCACAATGGTCGCATTTTTGGACATATCCACAGGTATTGCATTGAATATAAGGTGAATAGCCTCGTCTATTTTGAAAAAGTATAGCTTGTTGTCCTTGGCTTATGGTTTTTGAAACCTCTGTCAACAGCCTTTCGGAATAAAAGCTTTTCATACCTTGAACTACCAGAGGGTCTCTTAGATTGATTAATTCAACTTCAGGCACCTTGGCCTCTCCGAATCGACTCAATAACTCCACGAAACCATATTTGCCGCGATGAACATTAAAATAGGTCTCCACGCTTGGGGTCGCAGATCCTAACAAAATTTTAGTGCCTAGAAACTGTGAATAGTGAATCATAGCATCTCTACAATGAAATTTAGGTTGGGTATCTGATTGTTTCAAAGAGCCATCATGTTCTTCGTCAATAATGACTAAATCAAGCTTTTGATATGGTAAGAATAAAGTAGAGCGTGTACCGACGATAAACTTTATCTCCCCTGTTTCTACCTTTTTCCATATCTCATAGCGTTTATTTTGACTTATCAAGGAATGATAAATTAAAAAACTAGAGCCAAAATAGCGATTTAATCTGCTCACAATTTGTTGTGTAAGCGCTATTTCAGGTAAAATAAGAAGGCATGTTTTATTGTCAACGAGATAGTCTTGAATTAATTTAATGTAGACTTCTGTTTTACCGCTGCCTGTGATACCCCGCAATACTACAACGCTTTTTTCGGTAAATTGTTTCGTTATGGATGCATAGGTTTCCTGCTGCGCTATACTTAGCTCTGCCTTTTGAATCTCCTTATTTTTTTGGATAGAAAAGCGATCTACTTGCTGTAGATACTCAACCAAGATACCTTTGTCAATAATGGATTTCAGAATGGTAGCACTCGCATCAGCTTTATGCAATAATTCTGACTTTAAGACTCCATCATGATTTCTAGTTAAGGAGAAATATGTCAGTAGAATTTTGTATTGTTGAGGACTTTTGGATTGTAATAAATTAAATGCTTCGTTGATTTTAAAAGTATCGGTATAATCATAATGCAGTCGAATGAATTTTTCATACCGAGCTTTATACTTATCCTTAACGATATCTACTGGTTCCACAAGCCCGCAGTCTATCAATTTATTGAGACTAATCAATCCTTTTTTATTGCCAAAATTTTCTTTGATTTCTTTAAATGAAATCTGTCCCATACTTCTAATGGATTCCAATAAAATTTCCTCATCGCCGTCATGATTAAGCATAGTCAAGGTCGATGGATTCTCTATAGCTTCATCATGGATTTTAAAAAAGCGCTCACTCGACAGTTTGAAATAATTAGGTAGGGCTGTATCCATAACCTCGCCAATGGTGCACATATAATAATCAGCTAACCATTTCCAGAATTGTAGATTTTTTTCGTAAATAATTGGCTTATCATCGAGGACTTGTTCAATCAATTTTACTGTTTCTATATTAGGTTTATCGTGGTGTAACCTCGCTATGATTCCAGCATAATATTTACTACGACCAAAAGAAACTAAGACACGCTTTCCCACCTGAACCTCATCTAGAAGTTCCTTAGGAACCATATAGGTATAATAGGAAGCAAGTTTTAGGGGTAAAATGACGTTTGCAAACACAGTTGAAAGCTCATTATTTAATAGTAAAAGTTAGTATGCAATAGACATTCATTTTGACCTAACATTAATTATTCGTTATTAATTGTACTTCATACCCTGCATGACTGCGAATATTTAGAACGGTTTTCTCGTCGAATATCATGTACTGACCTTTAATACCTGTCAAAATGCCATCTATTTTTGATTGTTTATCTAGTTTGATAGATTGAATGGATGATGTTAAGACAGTAGTTGGATAATTCAATTGATATATGGTATCATCCTCAGATAGGAAGTGTTCAAATTCTTCTTGACTTTGTACCAACCATTGACTATATTTCCTTTTTTCAGCTAATAAATCTATAGAAGTGTCTTTAATATTTTTCAACATAGCCCTCCAATTCGTTTTATCACTGAGTACATTTTTTAAGGTTACTTCTATATGACCTGCTAATTGTCGGTAAGGCGTTAACGCGAGTATAACTGCTTCGTCGGCACCTTGATCTATCCAGCGACTAGGAATTTGATCTACACGTGTGACCCCTACTTTCAGGCCTCCGGAGTTAGCCAGATATACGATGTGTGGCTTATTGTGGTGTTTTTCTTCCCATTCTGGAACCTTGCCTTTTCCCAAATGAGCCTCGCATAATTCTGGATTAATAATACAAGGTGAATTTAGAGCAGAACTCATCATACAGACATAACACAAACCAGGCGCGTAAAACTTTTTAACCAATTTGCGACAATCAATACATT
Coding sequences within:
- the priA gene encoding primosomal protein N', whose translation is MFANVILPLKLASYYTYMVPKELLDEVQVGKRVLVSFGRSKYYAGIIARLHHDKPNIETVKLIEQVLDDKPIIYEKNLQFWKWLADYYMCTIGEVMDTALPNYFKLSSERFFKIHDEAIENPSTLTMLNHDGDEEILLESIRSMGQISFKEIKENFGNKKGLISLNKLIDCGLVEPVDIVKDKYKARYEKFIRLHYDYTDTFKINEAFNLLQSKSPQQYKILLTYFSLTRNHDGVLKSELLHKADASATILKSIIDKGILVEYLQQVDRFSIQKNKEIQKAELSIAQQETYASITKQFTEKSVVVLRGITGSGKTEVYIKLIQDYLVDNKTCLLILPEIALTQQIVSRLNRYFGSSFLIYHSLISQNKRYEIWKKVETGEIKFIVGTRSTLFLPYQKLDLVIIDEEHDGSLKQSDTQPKFHCRDAMIHYSQFLGTKILLGSATPSVETYFNVHRGKYGFVELLSRFGEAKVPEVELINLRDPLVVQGMKSFYSERLLTEVSKTISQGQQAILFQNRRGYSPYIQCNTCGYVQKCDHCDVRLTYHSYYKLLVCHYCNKKYSVKPTCLECGSSELKTKGLGTQKVEEEIHLFLPNIRLGRLDLDTASSVSKIDLILNQFKNKEFDVLIGTQMVSKGLDFDNLTLVGVVQADIFFSFIEYKTDERAFQTLHQVTGRVGRGQLPGKVLIQTSDPENKVIQYVLNHDWKGFVEQELKLREKFIYPPYCKLIKISIKHLKEDLVKIYADKLYNKLSATIKGIVLGPNLPPISKIRNQFIREILVKLPRNKDLAAEKQKIQDVIAFELMTLNNKNFSIDISVDV
- a CDS encoding carboxypeptidase M32, giving the protein MSYELLKKKMYEIKQLESIGALLSWDMEVMMPHGSDRGFRADQSSLINGLTHERLTDPNLEKLVDSLLEDQKLLDQDRKEVSIIKKDIQKSKKLNTEFVERMSKLTSEAYSVWEKAKLNSDFKLFLPSLASIVDMLKEKCDLLGYEDHPYNALMDNFEEGMTVAKLDPLFEEVKIRLGSLINKVLSKQGSKTGFLSQKFELAKQQLLVKDILEFLQVNKDLFRMDISSHPFCTNFHSSDIRMTTRYNENDLMSSIWSAIHESGHGLYEMGLNRGIIGLPSSNSVSLGIHESQSRFWENNIGRSKVFIEAIFPLIQDIFPQQMAGLSPHDLFLEINFIEPSLIRTESDELTYHYHIMIRYEIEKKLISGELKVSEVRDYWNAMYKEYLKLDVPDDANGCLQDVHWSFGGMGYFPTYSLGSFFAAQWYLEMNKNNQLIEQIKQNKFKEINNWHSENIHKYGSLFTSEELCIKATGKPLDFGYFESYIMEKHNLK
- a CDS encoding T9SS type A sorting domain-containing protein, which produces MKGTILFVAAILLVFEKNLHGQELFRMNNVPVYHGSKQILNPFTGGMNSCIINQMDLNKDGIKDLVVVHQVGVSAGRIQPFIQKPNGSYVYAPRYEAFFPKEGSYVFLLHDLDEDSTEDLIIQTQSYFFIHYCKRTNDSTFQFDFYDSIEYTSYDPLYGRTQLIALNKYLPMFEDLDGDGDVDFVYVSRSFNHLRYYKNYKKEMTLPSKENFWKGDNKFYGQACFADFNPLKFKSGCHPNMEKFLPPPKKDPILTPRHDEFQMIWNIDIDGNKLYDAFAYSENQKNSPLGLNIGTKDSAYLKQGDDFRFPSYSSRPIDLMMPIGFWYDVNNDKAKDILVSFLIERDFSGVQLSQKLFNDDVKTIHQYRNLGKRKKLDLTTNTYHDSFAFINDDFLADETIDVGTGSAPVFYNYDKDSLIDLLIPNIMKRDSWEIGYITYYRNIGNKKQPLYKLESNDLFSYKSKNRANIKIAVGDLNGDKIDDILITSFDRNLSGPFASNGSLPIIGEMYFHKGGSGGFLYTTQNLSLEYEDKYGRSNICFHDVDKDGKVDMFMGDLFHLKYYKNISKDSIVKFSKPSCDSVINPENLLDPINLPFQFIYHPAVWTDPNDSKDYLIFAYNLYGGKVGKALIDTQKLNNNRSLILKNEHKSLYPNFSINHSPTIAIKDVTDDGKAEIIFGNYAGGVQMFSIDSLTGVKDPPPPPVSISSVKHPLDFTIYPNPSSDKIYFSGLDASKRYSLYVYTIEGKLIQQHDNSLNLEFIDISTLNHGIYWLNIVNEELGNKTIKIQKH
- a CDS encoding septum formation initiator family protein — encoded protein: MTVLESKLIKAYNNLSNLIKKYFRNKYWTALILFIVWISFFDNNSLIRQAQRKYQIVKLNKEIAYYKKELVQTKIEEKALKHSDEYFEKFVRETYLLKKPNEVIYIFSEDKN
- a CDS encoding ATP-dependent Clp protease ATP-binding subunit: MMEASFSDKVKEILRFSRDEAIRLQHDSIGAEHIVLSLIREKEDFVCQTLINLNVDLASFKKQLEKAVSSNTGSILTKNSDIPLTKQTNNILKVAILEAKKYKSPLIHTEHVMLAILRSRDNIVSQVFRDYDIDDKIFRDHYETTLNFAPKAMYENDDEDGFEDNLNPKKVSSSRTRSNSKSKTPVLDSFSRDVTKLAEEDALDPIVGRDEEIERVSQILSRRKKNNPILIGEPGVGKTAIVEGLALRIVQKKVSRILFDKRVVMLDMAAIVAGTKYRGQFEERIKAIMAELEKNKDVILFIDELHTIVGAGGSSGSLDASNLFKPALARGELQVIGASTLDEYRMYIEKDGALARRFQKVQIDPPSVEQTITIIRNLKSKYEDYHNVLFDDKAIEAAVKMSQRYITDRFLPDKAIDVIDEVGARVHIKNIKVPDNVIQFEEKLEECKVKKENAIRVQDFQKAAEYRDKENELKAEYENLKLKWENDVKGSKFPITEDHIAEVIAMMTGIPVSKVAFDESAKLKSMQIELRKSVIGQDAAIEKITKAIQRNRIGLKNPNKPIGTFVFLGPTGVGKTELAKSIAKTLFESEESLIRIDMSEYMEKFTLSRLVGAPPGYVGYEEGGQLTEKVRRKPYSVVLLDEIEKAHPDIFNLLLQVFDDGQLTDGLGRKVDFKNTLIIMTSNVGVRDLKDFGQGVGFATQAKQDNKDEYVKTVLDKALKKTFAPEFLNRLDDVVLFNSLEPQHIRQIVGILLSSLKKRMLELGYPFEVSEKAIDFICEKGYDVQFGARPLQRSIQKHIEDVLAEEILNGEILANEIFIVDYKEEESKTYATRKVSSSEKISNKVKVETTTI
- a CDS encoding DUF2797 domain-containing protein, which produces MSLAISLFLEKMPAKLENDQVIYYLDHTEADFNCLNYHIGKKISIEFTGHLECIDCRKLVKKFYAPGLCYVCMMSSALNSPCIINPELCEAHLGKGKVPEWEEKHHNKPHIVYLANSGGLKVGVTRVDQIPSRWIDQGADEAVILALTPYRQLAGHIEVTLKNVLSDKTNWRAMLKNIKDTSIDLLAEKRKYSQWLVQSQEEFEHFLSEDDTIYQLNYPTTVLTSSIQSIKLDKQSKIDGILTGIKGQYMIFDEKTVLNIRSHAGYEVQLITNN